The window GCGGGGCCTCATGGAGCTCCAAAAAGAGCAGCCGGTTTGGATCGAGCGTTCCGAGGACGAAATCGTCGCGCACACCGGGGAGGTTTACCCCGGGCTGGTGGCCATCGGGATGAGCGTGGCGACGTTCCACGGGCTGACGCGGATGGGGCCGACGTTCGGGGCGATGCTCATGTCGGGCCGCCGGGGGGCCGAGGTCTGCCGGGAGATTCTGGGGAAATAGAAGCCGGGGCCTTCTCGGATAGATCATTGAAGGTGGGGAATTATGGGTGCATCATTTCGTTGCTACATAGATGAATCCGGTTGTGAGGGGTTCAAATTCGGCGCGGGCAGTTCGCGTTGGTTTATCCAATCAGCGGTCATCGTTAGAAAGATCAACGACAATTCAATAATACAAAACATGCGGAAAATACGTGAGTTGTTTGAAATGCCACCGAAGAAACCCGTGCATTGGAAAAGATTAAAACATGATAAAAAGGTTGTACTGGCCGATAAAATGGCTAGTTTACCAATCCGCTGCATCGCCGTAGCGGTAGATAAAACCGCTTTATTAGAACCAGAAAAATTCACGGAGAGCTATCGCTTATACTTTTACAGCATACGCTTTTTACTTGAACGTGTATCCTGGCTCGCTCGGGACTCTGGGAAGGGTTCTGTCGGCGATGGTAAAATCGAACTGGTCTTTTCAAATAGAAGCGGTATGTCTTATGAAAAACTAGACCAGTATTTACGGAAACTGAAAAATCAGCGGGATTCTGGTATCGACATCCGAATAGAGTTCGATTTTTTAGACCTTGAAGGCAGAAAGACCTGGCGTCCTGGTAAAAGCGCTGGTTTGCAAGCAGCGGACGCATACGCCGGTTCTCTTTTTAACGCACTTGAACCCAACCGGTACGGTAACGTCGAGACCCGTTACATAGCAACATTTAAACCGGTTATATACAACCG is drawn from bacterium and contains these coding sequences:
- a CDS encoding ribose 1,5-bisphosphate isomerase; its protein translation is RGLMELQKEQPVWIERSEDEIVAHTGEVYPGLVAIGMSVATFHGLTRMGPTFGAMLMSGRRGAEVCREILGK
- a CDS encoding DUF3800 domain-containing protein, encoding MGASFRCYIDESGCEGFKFGAGSSRWFIQSAVIVRKINDNSIIQNMRKIRELFEMPPKKPVHWKRLKHDKKVVLADKMASLPIRCIAVAVDKTALLEPEKFTESYRLYFYSIRFLLERVSWLARDSGKGSVGDGKIELVFSNRSGMSYEKLDQYLRKLKNQRDSGIDIRIEFDFLDLEGRKTWRPGKSAGLQAADAYAGSLFNALEPNRYGNVETRYIATFKPVIYNRQGNTWGYGIKITPREAIEGVKRTELYRVLEAGPGP